CTTCGAGTGCATCGGCAATGTTCAACTGATGCGTGCGGCCCTGGAGTGCTGTCATAAAGGTTGGGGTGAGTCGGTGATCATTGGCGTGGCCGGTGCCGGCCAGGAAATCGCCACTCGTCCATTCCAACTGGTGACCGGCCGCGTCTGGCGCGGTTCGGCCTTCGGCGGCGTGCGCGGGCGTACCGAATTGCCAAGCTACGTGGAAATGGCCCAGACCGGCGAGATCCCGCTGGACACCTTTATCACCCACACCATGGGCCTGGAAGACATCAACAAAGCGTTTGATCTGATGCATGAAGGCAAGAGCATTCGTACCGTCATTCATTTCTGAGGTCGGCCATGAGTCTGGAAAACCTGTCCTGCCAGAAAAGCTTCGGTGGCTGGCACAAACGCTATAAACATCACTCCGATGTGCTCGATTGCGACATGACCTTCGCGGTCTACCTGCCGCCGCAAGCGGAGCAGGGCGGCAAGCTGCCAGTGCTGTACTGGTTGTCCGGCTTGACCTGCACCGACGAGAACTTCATGCAAAAGGCCGGTGCTCACCGTATGGCAGCCGAGCTGGGCTTGATCATCGTGGCACCGGATACCAGTCCGCGCGGCCCCGGTGTGCCAGATGACCCGGACAACGCCTGGGACTTCGGCCTGGGCGCTGGTTTCTACCTCAATGCTACCCAGGAACCCTGGGCCAGGCATTATCGGATGCACGATTACGTGGTGCAGGAATTGCCGGCGTTGGTAGAGGCGCATTTTCCCGCTTCGGACAAGCGGGGCATCAGCGGCCACTCGATGGGCGGCCATGGTGCGCTGGTCTGCGCGCTGCGCAACCCGGGGCGTTACCAGTCTGTGTCGGCGTTTTCGCCGATCAACAATCCGATGGATTGCCCCTGGGGCCAGAAAGCCTTCTCCCGTTACCTGGGCGAAGAGCGCTCGAAGTGGCGTGAATGGGACGCCAGCGTGCTGATCAGCGAAGCGTCGGAACAGTTGCCGCTGTTGGTCGACCAGGGCGATCGCGACGATTTCCTTGCGGTGCAGCTCAAGCCCGAGGCCCTGCAGCAAGCGGCCAAGGCGGCCGGCCATCCGCTGGAACTGCGGCTGCAGCCTGGCTACGACCACAGCTACTTCTTTATCGCCAGCTTCATCGACGACCATTTGCGCCATCATGGTCGTGCTTTGCTCGGTTAATCCGAGGCAAAAGTAGGTAGAATCACGCCCTGAATTAAATCGGGGCGTTTTTTTATGCGTATTGGCCATGGCTACGATGTGCACCGTTTCGCTGAAGGCGATTTCATCACTTTGGGCGGCGTGCGTATCGCGCACCACCATGGGCTGCTGGCTCATTCCGACGGCGACGTTGTGTTGCACGCGTTGAGCGATGCGCTGCTCGGCGCAGCGGCGCTGGGTGATATCGGCAAGCACTTTCCAGACACCGACCCTACCTTCAAGGGCGCGGACAGCCGTGTCCTGCTGCGCCATGTCGTCGGCTTGATCCACGCCAAGGGCTGGAAGGTCGGCAACGTCGATAACACCATCGTGGCCCAGGCACCCAAAATGGCCCCGCATATCGAATCGATGCGTGCCCTGATTGCCGCCGACCTGCAAATAGAAGTGGACCAAGTGAACGTGAAAGCCACCACCACCGAAAAGCTCGGGTTTACCGGTCGGGAAGAGGGCATCGCCGTGCACTCCGTCGCCTTGTTGCTGCGCGCATGAATGAACTTCAATTGCTCGGCCCGCGTGCCTATGGCGAAGCATTGGGCAGCGCGGTCCTGAAGGCCACCGCCGAAGATTTCCAGGTGGACGAAGTGCTCGACATCCCGCTGACCGGCGAAGGCGAGCACCTGTGGTTGTGGGTGGAGAAGCGCGGCCTGAATACCGAGGAAGCGGCGCGGCGTATCGCCAAGGCGGCTGGCGTGCCCTTGCGCACCGTCAGCTATGCCGGGCTCAAGGATCGCCAGGCATTGACCCGTCAGTGGTTCAGCGTGCAATTGCCCGGCAAGGCCGACCCGGACTTGAGTGCCGCCGAGAACGACACCCTCAGGATCCTGAAAACCGCCCGGCACAAACGCAAGCTGCAGCGCGGTGCGCATGCGGCCAATGGCTTTACTTTGCGCCTGACCCAGTTGGCCGGCGATACCGCCGCCATCGATGCGCGTCTGCAATTGATCGCCCAGCACGGTATTCCCAACTATTTCGGTACCCAGCGCTTTGGCCATAACGGCGGCAACGTCGTCGACGCCCGTGACTGGGCGGCTCGCAAGGCCTTGCCGGAACAGCGCAATGTGCGTTCTCGGCTGCTGTCCACTGCCCGCAGCTTTCTGTTCAACAAAGTGTTGGCGGCGCGTGTCGCTGACGGTTCCTGGCAGCGCGCCCAGGTCGGCGACCTGCTGGCCTTCACCGACAGCCGCAGTTTTTTCCCCGCGGGGGAGGCTGAATGCAACGACCCACGCCTGGCGATCCTGGACCTGCATCCCACCGGCCCGCAGTGGGGTGAAGGTGACTCGCCGGCGAAAGGTCTTACATACGAATTGGAACAATCTGTCGCCGCCGGAGAAGCCGACTTGCGTGATTGGCTGGTAAACGCGGGTATGAGCCAAGAACGTCGCATTCTGCGACTGCCCATTGGCGGGTTGACGTGGCATTATCCCGGGCCTGACATTCTGCAATTGGAATTCGTCCTGCCGGCTGGATGCTTCGCCACTGTATTGGTGCGCGAGCTTGTTGATCTGGTGCCGGTGGGGCCGACGGACAACCCATGCGTATTCTGATATCAAACGATGACGGTGCCACCGCACCCGGCCTCGCCGCGCTTCATGCTGCGCTGGCGGATTACGCCGAGTGCGTGGTGGTGGCCCCCGACCAGGACAAGAGCGGCGCCAGCAGTTCGCTGACGCTCGACCGTCCGTTGCACCCCAAAATCCTGGCCAATGGCTTCATCAGCGTGAACGGCACCCCCACCGACTGCGTGCACCTGGCGATCAACAGCTTGCTGGAGCACGCGCCGGACCTGGTGGTGTCGGGCATCAACCTGGGCGCGAACCTGGGCGATGACGTGCTGTATTCCGGCACCGTAGCGGCAGCCCTTGAAGGGCGCTTTCTCGGTGGTATCGGGTTCGCATTTTCCTTCGCCTCGCGGCAGCTGGACAATTTGGCGACGGCGGCGTATTACGCTCGCAAGCTGGTAGAGGCGCACGGTTCCCTGGACCTGCCGCCGCGAACCGTGCTCAACGTCAATATTCCCAACTTGCCTCTCGACCATATTCGCGGCATCCAGCTGACGCGGCTGGGGCATCGTGCCCGTGCGGCGGCACCGTTGAAGGTGGTCGACCCGCGTGGCAAGGAAGGCTACTGGATCGCAGCGGCCGGCGACGCCGAGGATGGGGGCGAGGGCACGGACTTTCATGCGGTGATGCAAGGTTATGTATCGATTACTCCGTTGCAATTCGATCGCACCTTCAGTGATGCCTTCAGTGGTCTTGATGGCTGGCTGGAGGGACTGCGCTGATGGCTCGTGAACAAGACGACCTGCTGCGCCGTGGCATCGGGATGACCTCCCAGCGCACGCGTGAACGTTTGATCCAGCGTCTGTACGAAGAAGGCTTGTCCAACGCGCAGGTACTGGAAGTGATCCGGCGCACGCCTCGGCACCTGTTTGTCGACGAAGCCCTGGCGCACCGCGCCTACGAAGATACGGCGTTGCCGATCGGGCACAACCAGACCATCTCCCAGCCTTATATGGTCGCCCGCATGAGCGAACTGTTGCTGGCCGCAGGGCCGTTGGACAAGGTGCTGGAAATCGGCACTGGCTCCGGCTACCAGACTGCCGTGTTGTCGCAACTGGTCGAGCGGGTGTTCTCGGTTGAGCGCATCAAGGTGCTGCAGGACCGCGCCAAGGAGCGACTGGTGGAGCTGAACCTGCGTAACGTGGTGTTTCGCTGGGGTGATGGCTGGGAAGGCTGGCCGGCGCTGGCGCCTTACAACGGCATTATTGTCACTGCGGTGGCCACCGATGTGCCGCAAGCGTTGCTGGATCAACTGGCGCCCGGCGGCCGGTTGGTCATCCCGGTGGGCTCCGGTGAAGTGCAACAATTGATGCTCATTATCCGAGAGGACGAGGGCTTTTCCCGGCATGTGCTGGGGGCGGTGCGGTTCGTGCCGCTGCTCAACGGCCCGCTGGCCTAATCATTTATTTCCAGGCAGTGAATTCCATAGACGCGGATGTGTCTTACAGCGGGGTCTATAGATTCAACAGCTGGGAGCCGCTATTAAGCATGATGAATTTTTCGTTTCAGTCATGTGCCGGTAAAAAGCCAATGCCCCGTTATACTTGCGTCATATTTCAAGCCTGATACAGGCGTTAACGTTCAGCCACCACAAAGGGAGCGGCGGGTGAGTCTCACAGGTCCTGCGCAGCGAATGAGTAAAACAAGCTTTCAGCGACTGGTGCTTGGCCTTGTCTTGAGTTCCTTACTGGCAGCCTGCTCGAGCACGCCATCCGGCGGTGCGCGCGTGGTGGACCGCACGAATGCGGCGCCGCAGAACCCCACGGTGACCACTGGCCAATACGTGGTGCGCAAGGGCGACACGCTGTTCTCGATTGCCTTCCGTTATGGTTGGGATTACAAGGCGCTCGCAGCCCGTAACAACATTCCTGTGCCTTATACGATACATCCGGGGCAGACAATTCGCTTCGATGGCCGCACCGGTTCGGCGTCTACGGCAGTTGTGACAAAGTCAGGATCTTCGCCTTCCTCGTCGAGCAAAACTACCGTCATTACTCGGCCTGCAGGCACCGTTGCGCCTGCGGTTGCGGGCAAGCCGGCACCCGCGCCGTTGCCACCTGCAGGGCCCGCGCCGACCGGTTGGGGATGGCCCTCCAATGGCGTATTGATTGGAAAATTCTCTTCAAACGGCAGTTTGAATAAAGGCATTGATATCGCCGGGGATTTGGGACAGCCTGTTTTGGCTGCGTCTGATGGGACAGTGGTGTACGCCGGGAGTGGTCTACGGGGCTACGGCGAGCTGGTCATCATCAAACACAGCGACACCTACGTCAGTGCCTACGGTCATAACCGCAGGTTGTTGGTTCGGGAGGGGCAGCAGGTCAAGGTCGGACAGACAATTGCCGAGATGGGTTCAACGGGTACAGACCGGGTGAAACTGCACTTTGAGATTCGCCGCCAAGGGAAGCCTGTAGATCCACTGCAATTCCTACCCCGCCGTTGATGTGTTGCCAGCCTGTTCCCTCACGTAGAAGGAACAGGCTCCAGCGTTGCCAAGGATAAAGGCGTCGCTTGAGCTTGAGGTCGAACTCACCAAAGGACTATAACAATGGCTCTCAGTAAAGAAGCGCCGGAGTTTGACATCGACGATGAGGTTCTCCTTATGGAGGCCGGTATCGCTACGGAAACGATGTCAGATAATGAGGGGGCGTCACCACCTTCAGTTCGCACCAAATCCAAAAACTCCTCCGCGTTAAAGCAGCACAAGTACATTGATTACACACGGGCGCTCGACGCGACCCAGCTGTACCTCAATGAAATCGGCTTTTCCCCTCTGCTCACCCCTGAAGAAGAAGTCCATTTTGCGCGTCTGTCGCAAAAGGGTGATCCGGCTGGGCGCAAACGCATGATTGAAAGCAACCTGCGCCTGGTGGTCAAGATCGCCCGGCGCTACGTCAATCGCGGATTGTCGCTGCTGGACCTGATCGAGGAGGGCAACCTGGGCTTGATCCGGGCGGTGGAAAAGTTCGACCCTGAGCGGGGCTTTCGTTTCTCGACCTATGCCACCTGGTGGATTCGCCAGACCATCGAACGGGCGATCATGAATCAGACCCGCACGATCCGGTTGCCGATCCATGTGGTCAAGGAGCTCAACGTATACCTGCGGGCAGCGCGCGAGCTGACACAAAAACTCGATCATGAACCTTCGCCCGAAGAAATCGCCAACCTGCTGGAAAAACCGGTAGGGGAGGTCAAGCGCATGCTCGGCCTGAATGAGCGTGTGTCTTCGGTCGATGTCTCGCTGGGTCCGGATTCGGATAAAACCTTGCTGGACACCCTGACGGATGATCGCCCAACAGATCCGTGCGAGCTGTTGCAGGATGATGATCTGTCCCAAAGCATCGACCAATGGCTGTCGGAGCTCACCGACAAGCAGCGTGAAGTGGTGATTCGCCGCTTCGGCCTGCGCGGCCATGAGAGCAGCACCCTGGAGGACGTAGGCCTGGAGATCGGTCTGACCCGTGAGCGGGTTCGGCAGATCCAGGTAGAGGGGCTCAAGCGCTTGCGCGAGATCCTTGAGAAGAACGGCTTGTCGAGTGAGTCGTTGTTCCAATAAGCGCTGCAGCTTGAATGCTTGAATGCTTGAATGTGGGAGGGGGCTTGCCCCCGATAGCGGTGGGTCAGTCAATGCAATATCGACTGCCGCATCGCTATCGGGGGCAAGCCCCCTCCCACATTTTTTGTGCCTGGCATTAGGTGAGCGTGAATACCAAATTGCAGGCATAAAAAAACCCCGCTTTTGAGGGCGGGGTCTTTTCGACTAAGTCAGTACAAGTTAGATAACTTGAACTTCTTCAGCTTGCATGCCTTTCTGACCGCGGGTAGCGATGAAAGAAACCTGTTGGCCTTCTTTCAGGCTTTTGAAGCCGTCGGATTGGATAGCTTTGAAGTGAACGAACAGGTCGTCACCGGATTGTGGAGTGATGAAGCCGAAGCCTTTTTCATCGTTGAACCACTTAACGGTACCAGTTTGGCGATTAGACATGGTGTAACTCCTTGAACAAAGTTAACTGCGACTCAGGAAAAGCCCTGGCCGAGACTGAGTGCAAAGAGCAGGAAAAATTCTTGGAGATGGTTGGATCGAAATTCAACATATCGTGTAGAGATTCTCAGTGACACAAGCAACACAGTGACGCCACCTTAACCCTTTTTCCGGAACGTGCCAATGGTATTTCCGAAGGTTTCTCTATTTTCGTGACTGGCGGTGGTATTTATTGTCCAGCAAAGCCGTGACAACAGCCCCGGCCCCGCTGGCTGCGGGTTATACACGCCAGTGCATTCGTCATTAAAAGCCCTGCGCCCTTTGAACCCCATCGCCGGCCCCGGTAAGATGCCCCACAGAATTTTTTCACCTCGCATTCAGGACATCGCCATGAGCATCAAATCGGACAAGTGGATTCGCCGCATGGCGCAGGAACACGGCATGATCGAACCGTTCGTTGAGCGCCAGATTCGTGGCGAAGGCGACGACCGCGTTATTTCGTACGGGGTTTCCAGCTATGGCTACGATGTGCGCTGCGCCGATGAATTCAAGGTGTTCACCAATATCAACTCGGCGATTGTCGACCCGAAGAATTTCGATGAAAAAAGCTTCGTCGACGTCAAGAGCGATGTCTGCATCATCCCGCCGAACTCCTTTGCCCTGGCCCGCACCGTGGAATTCTTCCGCATCCCGCGCGACGTACTGACCATCTGCCTGGGCAAAAGCACCTATGCCCGTTGCGGCATCATCGTCAACGTGACGCCGCTGGAACCCGAGTGGGAAGGTCACGTGACCCTGGAGTTCTCCAATACCACTACCTTGCCGGCGAAAATCTACGCCAACGAAGGCGTGGCACAGATGCTGTTCCTGCAGTCCGACGAAGCGTGCGAAGTGTCCTACAAGGACCGCGCTGGCAAGTACCAGGGCCAGCGCGGCGTCACTCTCCCACGCGCTTGATCGAAAGCTCCTACGGGCAAAGGGAATTAGTCTGCGGAAATTGACTCTATCTAGGTGTACTGCCTCGGCGCGTGTAAAACGCGCCGAGCCACGCTTGAGGAGTGCCCTATGAAGATCAACCCGCGAATCAGCGCAGAACTTGCCCGGCTTGAACCCAACCAGATTGGTGTTCTGGCCTGGTCCCTGATGGCCGATCCTGCTTATGCAGGCGGCATCCCTGGTCAACCTGAACCGGACTATCCGCAGCCTACCGAGCCGGGTGAACCGACCCTGCCGGATGAGCCGCCTCCCTCGCCCGTTGCCTGATCGCGGGACGCATTGCGCTTCATTGAACCGGCCAGACCTCATGATCGCCGATCACGAAGATTCGGCGCTCATTGTCCAGCTCCACCGCGTAACCGCCGGTAAACGCGCCAAACGCCGGTAGCAGGCTGACGTGCTGGCCAATCTGGAAGCACGGCAGGCGTAAACTCTGGCGGCCCCTGCCGCGCAAGCGATACACCGGATGAACATGCCCCGCCAGCACATGGTGGCTGGGATGGGCATCCGGCTCGTGCTGCAGAGCGAACGGCCCCATCAGTAGAGGCTCCTGCACCACCTCGATGCCCAAGTCGGCAGGCGGGTCTCCGGCGCGTTGATCGTGATTGCCGCGAATCAGCGTGAGCGGCAACGCGGCATGTCGCCCTCGCCACGCCCTGAGCGCGCCCAGGGTGCCGCTGGCGTGGGAGCCTGGGCCATGAAGGAAATCGCCCAGGAAGATCACCCGCTCGCATGTAAATGCCGACAGTAACCGGTCCAGGCGCCGCAGGTTTTCGCTGGTGGTGCCTTGCGGCACCGGTTGCCCGAGGCTTCGATAAGCCGAAGCCTTGCCGAAGTGCGCGTCGGCGATCAACAGGCTTTGGCGTGCTGGCCAATACACCGCCTTGTCCGCCAGCAACCACAATTGCTCACCCTCGAGCGTTATCGGACACATCATCAAGCTTTCCCCCTGTCCGCGACTTTTTCCAGGTCCTTGACCATCCGCGCAATGCGCTCCGAGAGTTTTTCCGAACTCAGGCTTTCGCGCATCCGCTCCACCAGCAGTGGGAAGGCCAGGGGGGTAGGCCGCTGGATTACATGCAGGTCCAGTTGCAGCGCTGACAGGCGCAGTAATGTCTCTTCCAGCCGCTGAATGTCCAGTTCATTGCGCAGGACTTCTTCCCCAGCCTGGGTCAGCAGCAGGTTCTGCGGATCATATTGTTTGAACACTTCGAAGAACAAACCACTGGAAGCCTGTACCTGCCGAGTACTTTTCGGTGCCCCGGGATAACCGGCGAACACCAGCCCTGCGATGCGCGCAATTTCCCTGAAACGTCGCAACGCCAATTCACCGGCGTTGAGGCTGGCTGCCACATCCGTCAGCAAATCCTGTGGGCTGAGCAGCGCCTCGTTCAATAGGGCGGGCCAGTGCAGCTCGGTGGCGCTCAGCAGCTCGAGCCCATAATCATTGACGGCAATGGAAAAGGTCACCGGTTGCTGCCGGCTGACCCGCCATGCCAGCAGGCTCGCCAGCCCAAGATGCACCTGGCGTCCGGCGAAGGGGTAGAGAAACAGGTGCCAGCCTTCGCGCGACTTGAGCGCCTCCGCGAGCAAGTGATCGCGAGTCGGCAGGCCGGACCAACGCAGTTGTGTCAGCAAAAGCGGCTGCACCGCCTGCATTTCCGGGCCCTCGAACCGGCCTTGAGCCGCGGCATCGAAGCGCTCGATCACCGCCTGCGCCAGTTCATTGGAAAGCGGCATGCGCCCGCCATTCCAGCGTGGCACGGCGGCTTTTTTCGCGGTGCTGCGGCGTACATAGGCGGTCATGTTTTCCACGCGCACCAACTCCAGCAGGCGTCCGGCGAACAAAAAGCCGTCTCCCGGCTTGAGTCGCGCAATAAAGCCTTCCTCGACGCTGCCGAGGTTCTTGCCGCCACCGCCTTTGCTCCAGTACTTCAGATGGATACTCGCATCGCTGACGATAGTGCCCACGCTCATGCGATGACGGCGCGCCAATCGCGCATCGGGAACGCGCCAGATGCCGTGTTCGTCGGGCTCTACGCGGCGGTAATCCGGGTAAGTGGTGAGCGACAGCCCGCCATGGCGCACGAAGGCCAGGGCCCAGGCCCAATCGGCGTCGGTAAGCTCGCGGTAGGCCCAGGCACCGCGCACCTCCGCCAGCAGTGCATCAGGGATGAACCCGCCGCCCAGGGCCATGCTGACCAAATGTTGTACCAGCACGTCTAACGGTTTGTGGGGCGATTCTCGGCCTTCGATGCGCCGCTGGGCAATCGCATCCTTCGCGGCGGCGGCTTCCACCAGTTCCAGGCTGTGGGTCGGCACCAGTGTCACCCGTGAGGGCCGCCCTGGTGCATGCCCCGAGCGGCCGGCGCGTTGCATCAGGCGCGCCACGCCCTTGGCCGAGCCGATCTGCAGCACCCGCTCCACCGGCAGGAAATCCACGCCCAGATCCAGGCTTGAGGTACAGACTACCGCCTTGAGCTGGCCTTCTTTGAGCGCGCGTTCCACCCAGTCACGGGTCTCCCGTGACAGCGAGCCGTGATGCAGCGCTATCAGGCCGGCCCAGTCCGGCCTGGCCTCCAGCAGGGCCTGGTACCAGATTTCCGACTGCGCGCGGGTATTGGTGAATACCAGGCAACTGCTGCTGGCGTCCACTTCAGCCACCACTTGCGGCAGCATTTTCAAACCAATATGCCCGGCCCACGGAAAGCGTTCGGCGACCGGCGGAAGCAGGGTGTCGACCAGCAGCTGTTTAACCGTTTGCCCCTGCACATTGACCCCGCCACCGTGTGGGACCAGTACATCCAGCGCGTGAGCCTGGTTACCCAAAGTCGCGGAAATACCCCACACCAGCAATTCGGGGTGCCAGCGCCGCAGCCGCGCCAACGCCAATTGCAGTTGCACGCCGCGTTTATTGCCGATCAGTTCATGCCATTCGTCCACCACGACCATGCGCAGGTGCCCCAGGCTGACCTCACTGTCGGCGCGCGCCAGCATCAGCGTCAGGCTTTCCGGGGTGGTGATCAGCGTGGTGGGCTGACGGCGGGTCTGGCGGGCGCGTTCGCTGCTGCTGGTGTCGCCCGTGCGCAGGCCGACACTCCACGGGATCTGCAGGGTCGCCAGCGGCGCTTCGAGGGCGCGCGCAGTGTCGGCGGCCAGAGCGCGCATCGGCGTGATCCACAACACGGTCAGCGGTTCGGCCGGTGCCTTGCGCTTGCCGGCAGCGGGTGGGCGGGTAATGGCGAAACGATTGAGCGCTGCGAACCACAGTGCGTAGGTTTTACCCGCGCCGGTACTCGCGTGAAGCAAACCTGACTGGCCGTCCTTGACGGCCTTCCACACCTCTTTCTGAAACGCGAACGGACGCCAGCCTCGGGTAGCAAACCATTGTTTCGCAAAATCGACGGGTTTTGCCATGCGGCAACTGACGCTCTGGAGACTCTATTGCACAGACACTCCAGGCGTCACAAAGGTTTACTTCAAGTTGCCGCTCAAAAACTGCTGCAGCCGCTCGCTCTTCGGATTGCCCAGCACCTCCGCCGGCGCACCTTGCTCTTCCACCAGGCCCTGGTGCAGGAACAGCACTTGGCTTGAGACCTTGCGCGCGAAGCTCATTTCGTGGGTCACCATGATCATGGTGCGACCTTCTTCGGCCAGGCCCTGAATGACTTTCAACACTTCACCCACCAGCTCCGGGTCCAATGCCGAGGTGGGTTCGTCGAACAGCATCACCTCCGGCTCCATCGCCAATGCGCGGGCAATCGCTACCCGTTGCTGCTGGCCGCCGGACAGGAACGCCGGGTATTGATCAGCCACCCGCGCGGGCAGGCCGACTTTGTCCAGGTAGCGACGGGCGCGGTCTTCAGCGTCTTTCTTGCTGCACCCCAGCACCCGGCGCGGGGCCATTGTGATGTTTTCCAGCACGCTCATGTGGCTCCACAGGTTGAAGTGCTGGAAGACCATGGCCAGCCGTGTGCGCAAGCGTTGCAGCTCGGCATCGTCGGCCACGCGCATGCCGTGGCGGTCGCTGACCATGCGGATGGTTTGACCGTCCAGGGTCATGGCGCCGTCGTTGGGCGTTTCCAGGAAGTTGATACAGCGCAGGAAGGTGCTCTTGCCCGAGCCGCTGGCGCCGATCAGGCTGATCACGTCACCGGTCCTGGCCTTGAGCGAGACACCTTTGAGCACTTCATTGTCGCCATAGCTTTTATGCAGGCCTTCAACGGTCAATTTGTACATGGAGCGTGCATCCTCAAGGCGAAAGTAAGTAGCCGCTGCGGTAGGCCTGTGCGCCTGCGACATGGCTGATGACCATCCCGGCAGTGGCCATGCGTCGCAACGAGCGGGCGTAAAGCAGGCCGGCATTGCGGCAGTGCACGGGCGTTACGCGGTCGGTAATGGGGTCGATGACTTCGGCGATCAGTTGTCCGGCTTCCAGGTATTCGCCGGGCAGGGCGCTGAACACCAGCAAGCCGCCCACCGGGGTGACCACCGGCTCCACACCGGCCAGGGGTGTGGCCGGGTAGGCCAGCGCGGGCAGTGGCGCTGCGTGGCCTTCGATCGCGCCGAAGTGGATCAGGTAATCGATGATCGCCTGGCAGTCCAGGGCCGCGAGGCCATGGTTGACGTCGCCTTGGCCACGCAGCTCGACGGTCACGGAAAAACTGCCCAGTGGGATCGGGAAGCGCTCGCCGAAGCGTTGCTGCAACTGCCACCACACCAGGGTGAAACATTCATCGAAGGACTGCCCGCCGGAGTCAGTGGCCAGCAGGTTGGCCTCAGAGCCCAGGTAACGGGCGAGCGGTTCCACCTGTGGCCAGGCCTCGGGCGTGGTGTAGAGGTGCGCCACCGCTTCGAAATCGCAATGCAGGTCCAGCACCATGTCGGCATCGCACGCCAGGCGTTGCAGCACCAGGCGTTGGGACTGCAATTGAGTCGACGCGGTTTGCGCGGCCAGAGCGTCGGATAAGGCGCTGCGGATCAACTGGGC
Above is a genomic segment from Pseudomonas sp. R5-89-07 containing:
- the truD gene encoding tRNA pseudouridine(13) synthase TruD, which gives rise to MNELQLLGPRAYGEALGSAVLKATAEDFQVDEVLDIPLTGEGEHLWLWVEKRGLNTEEAARRIAKAAGVPLRTVSYAGLKDRQALTRQWFSVQLPGKADPDLSAAENDTLRILKTARHKRKLQRGAHAANGFTLRLTQLAGDTAAIDARLQLIAQHGIPNYFGTQRFGHNGGNVVDARDWAARKALPEQRNVRSRLLSTARSFLFNKVLAARVADGSWQRAQVGDLLAFTDSRSFFPAGEAECNDPRLAILDLHPTGPQWGEGDSPAKGLTYELEQSVAAGEADLRDWLVNAGMSQERRILRLPIGGLTWHYPGPDILQLEFVLPAGCFATVLVRELVDLVPVGPTDNPCVF
- the pdeM gene encoding ligase-associated DNA damage response endonuclease PdeM, coding for MMCPITLEGEQLWLLADKAVYWPARQSLLIADAHFGKASAYRSLGQPVPQGTTSENLRRLDRLLSAFTCERVIFLGDFLHGPGSHASGTLGALRAWRGRHAALPLTLIRGNHDQRAGDPPADLGIEVVQEPLLMGPFALQHEPDAHPSHHVLAGHVHPVYRLRGRGRQSLRLPCFQIGQHVSLLPAFGAFTGGYAVELDNERRIFVIGDHEVWPVQ
- a CDS encoding cold-shock protein — its product is MSNRQTGTVKWFNDEKGFGFITPQSGDDLFVHFKAIQSDGFKSLKEGQQVSFIATRGQKGMQAEEVQVI
- the surE gene encoding 5'/3'-nucleotidase SurE is translated as MRILISNDDGATAPGLAALHAALADYAECVVVAPDQDKSGASSSLTLDRPLHPKILANGFISVNGTPTDCVHLAINSLLEHAPDLVVSGINLGANLGDDVLYSGTVAAALEGRFLGGIGFAFSFASRQLDNLATAAYYARKLVEAHGSLDLPPRTVLNVNIPNLPLDHIRGIQLTRLGHRARAAAPLKVVDPRGKEGYWIAAAGDAEDGGEGTDFHAVMQGYVSITPLQFDRTFSDAFSGLDGWLEGLR
- a CDS encoding protein-L-isoaspartate(D-aspartate) O-methyltransferase, yielding MTSQRTRERLIQRLYEEGLSNAQVLEVIRRTPRHLFVDEALAHRAYEDTALPIGHNQTISQPYMVARMSELLLAAGPLDKVLEIGTGSGYQTAVLSQLVERVFSVERIKVLQDRAKERLVELNLRNVVFRWGDGWEGWPALAPYNGIIVTAVATDVPQALLDQLAPGGRLVIPVGSGEVQQLMLIIREDEGFSRHVLGAVRFVPLLNGPLA
- the ispF gene encoding 2-C-methyl-D-erythritol 2,4-cyclodiphosphate synthase, whose protein sequence is MRIGHGYDVHRFAEGDFITLGGVRIAHHHGLLAHSDGDVVLHALSDALLGAAALGDIGKHFPDTDPTFKGADSRVLLRHVVGLIHAKGWKVGNVDNTIVAQAPKMAPHIESMRALIAADLQIEVDQVNVKATTTEKLGFTGREEGIAVHSVALLLRA
- a CDS encoding peptidoglycan DD-metalloendopeptidase family protein, which translates into the protein MSLTGPAQRMSKTSFQRLVLGLVLSSLLAACSSTPSGGARVVDRTNAAPQNPTVTTGQYVVRKGDTLFSIAFRYGWDYKALAARNNIPVPYTIHPGQTIRFDGRTGSASTAVVTKSGSSPSSSSKTTVITRPAGTVAPAVAGKPAPAPLPPAGPAPTGWGWPSNGVLIGKFSSNGSLNKGIDIAGDLGQPVLAASDGTVVYAGSGLRGYGELVIIKHSDTYVSAYGHNRRLLVREGQQVKVGQTIAEMGSTGTDRVKLHFEIRRQGKPVDPLQFLPRR
- the fghA gene encoding S-formylglutathione hydrolase translates to MSLENLSCQKSFGGWHKRYKHHSDVLDCDMTFAVYLPPQAEQGGKLPVLYWLSGLTCTDENFMQKAGAHRMAAELGLIIVAPDTSPRGPGVPDDPDNAWDFGLGAGFYLNATQEPWARHYRMHDYVVQELPALVEAHFPASDKRGISGHSMGGHGALVCALRNPGRYQSVSAFSPINNPMDCPWGQKAFSRYLGEERSKWREWDASVLISEASEQLPLLVDQGDRDDFLAVQLKPEALQQAAKAAGHPLELRLQPGYDHSYFFIASFIDDHLRHHGRALLG
- the rpoS gene encoding RNA polymerase sigma factor RpoS, with protein sequence MALSKEAPEFDIDDEVLLMEAGIATETMSDNEGASPPSVRTKSKNSSALKQHKYIDYTRALDATQLYLNEIGFSPLLTPEEEVHFARLSQKGDPAGRKRMIESNLRLVVKIARRYVNRGLSLLDLIEEGNLGLIRAVEKFDPERGFRFSTYATWWIRQTIERAIMNQTRTIRLPIHVVKELNVYLRAARELTQKLDHEPSPEEIANLLEKPVGEVKRMLGLNERVSSVDVSLGPDSDKTLLDTLTDDRPTDPCELLQDDDLSQSIDQWLSELTDKQREVVIRRFGLRGHESSTLEDVGLEIGLTRERVRQIQVEGLKRLREILEKNGLSSESLFQ
- the dcd gene encoding dCTP deaminase, whose translation is MSIKSDKWIRRMAQEHGMIEPFVERQIRGEGDDRVISYGVSSYGYDVRCADEFKVFTNINSAIVDPKNFDEKSFVDVKSDVCIIPPNSFALARTVEFFRIPRDVLTICLGKSTYARCGIIVNVTPLEPEWEGHVTLEFSNTTTLPAKIYANEGVAQMLFLQSDEACEVSYKDRAGKYQGQRGVTLPRA